One Idiomarina loihiensis L2TR genomic window carries:
- a CDS encoding lipoprotein-releasing ABC transporter permease subunit has translation MFQPVVLFIGLRYSRARQGSAFTAFINRFAFAGIALGVMALVVVMSVMNGFEGQLKERILGAVPQVTLTDADSTTELTNWRKTQEQLPELEAIKGSMPYVQTQGILQFSEKMSVANIQGIYPDAGEVPLSLEDKMVVGDWLSLTPGSYHLIIGQRLAQKQGITVGDNIRIIAAQGGVYTPFGLVPSQRRFVVTGFFSMGSEVDESVVFAHGSDLARLIRLPEGKVSGLQLFLDDAFKAPQVAESLRNKTQLTTSDWRQNYGQLFEAVGMEKRMMWLMLALIIAVAAFNTLSALIMVINDKRHDIAILQTLGLSNGRIRTVFLLQGLYNGVLGSLIGVILGLILSWYLNDILALFGAQIFAGSDEGLPIIINVSQVIITVVAAITLTLVATLYPASQAAHVQPSEALRYD, from the coding sequence ATGTTTCAGCCGGTCGTGCTGTTTATTGGCCTGCGCTATAGTCGGGCAAGGCAGGGGTCTGCGTTTACCGCCTTTATCAACCGCTTTGCCTTTGCCGGTATTGCCCTTGGGGTTATGGCTCTGGTGGTTGTCATGTCGGTTATGAACGGTTTTGAAGGCCAATTGAAAGAACGGATTTTGGGCGCAGTCCCTCAGGTAACCCTAACCGACGCTGACAGCACTACGGAACTGACAAACTGGCGTAAAACCCAGGAGCAACTGCCCGAACTAGAGGCTATTAAAGGGTCAATGCCGTATGTGCAAACGCAGGGCATATTGCAGTTTTCAGAAAAGATGTCGGTAGCCAATATACAGGGCATTTACCCGGATGCGGGCGAGGTACCTCTTTCACTCGAAGATAAAATGGTGGTTGGTGACTGGCTCAGTCTAACCCCGGGCAGTTATCACTTGATAATAGGTCAGCGACTGGCGCAAAAACAAGGAATAACCGTTGGCGATAACATTCGAATTATTGCCGCGCAGGGCGGTGTTTATACACCTTTTGGACTAGTGCCGTCGCAGCGCCGCTTTGTCGTTACCGGGTTCTTTTCTATGGGCTCAGAGGTGGATGAATCGGTTGTTTTTGCCCACGGTAGTGACTTAGCTCGTTTAATTCGCTTACCTGAAGGAAAAGTGAGTGGGCTGCAGTTGTTTTTAGATGACGCTTTTAAAGCCCCCCAAGTGGCAGAAAGTCTGCGCAATAAAACGCAATTAACGACCAGCGACTGGCGACAAAATTATGGCCAGTTATTTGAAGCAGTTGGCATGGAAAAACGCATGATGTGGTTAATGCTGGCGCTAATCATTGCTGTTGCTGCGTTTAATACTTTATCGGCTCTTATTATGGTGATAAACGACAAACGCCACGATATCGCCATATTACAAACGTTGGGTTTATCTAACGGGCGTATACGCACGGTATTTTTATTGCAGGGGCTTTATAACGGCGTTCTGGGATCATTAATTGGCGTTATTCTGGGGCTGATATTGAGCTGGTATCTGAATGATATTCTGGCTTTATTCGGTGCACAGATCTTTGCCGGATCAGATGAAGGTTTGCCAATTATTATTAACGTGTCTCAGGTTATTATTACCGTGGTTGCCGCAATTACCTTAACTTTGGTGGCAACGCTATATCCCGCATCACAAGCCGCACATGTTCAACCCTCGGAGGCATTACGCTATGACTGA
- a CDS encoding PilZ domain-containing protein has protein sequence MTSPIGDFFTVRDRFPVNLIALDSADSIPDEDAFIAEIPELFTIASSMAESDQQQLQSIKVEQSSGSALVAFLEQQHKRMNILLGYMLRNEDDPAHRFEGVEYGGGGIRIINESPLTEGQTFQAKLFFKEEALAIYCYLTAENSEPEDEGETYRCTLSFAQIREEDQELLIRASLHAQSRQLKERSKQRREEKQNDNLSSKS, from the coding sequence ATGACATCACCAATCGGAGATTTCTTCACCGTAAGAGATCGTTTCCCGGTCAATTTAATTGCGCTGGATTCGGCTGACAGTATCCCTGACGAAGACGCGTTTATTGCTGAAATCCCGGAACTGTTCACTATTGCGTCCAGCATGGCTGAAAGTGACCAGCAGCAACTGCAAAGTATTAAAGTTGAACAGTCATCAGGCAGCGCTCTGGTCGCCTTTCTAGAACAGCAACACAAACGCATGAACATATTGTTGGGCTACATGCTCCGCAACGAGGATGATCCGGCTCACCGCTTTGAAGGCGTTGAATACGGCGGCGGTGGTATTCGCATAATAAATGAGTCGCCACTAACCGAAGGTCAGACATTTCAGGCAAAACTATTTTTTAAAGAAGAAGCTCTGGCAATTTACTGTTATCTGACAGCTGAAAACTCAGAACCAGAAGACGAGGGTGAGACTTATCGTTGCACTCTCAGCTTTGCTCAAATTCGCGAGGAAGATCAGGAGCTATTGATTCGGGCCAGTCTTCATGCCCAGAGTCGCCAGCTTAAAGAGCGTTCCAAACAACGCCGCGAAGAAAAACAAAACGACAACCTGTCATCCAAATCCTGA